A single window of Onychostoma macrolepis isolate SWU-2019 chromosome 16, ASM1243209v1, whole genome shotgun sequence DNA harbors:
- the snx10b gene encoding sorting nexin-10B yields the protein MYVCKRMREVFSSVLGLMQEFTGVWVRDPRIQKEDFWHAYMDYEICIHTNSLAFTKKSSCVRRRYSEFVWLRKKLQENAMLITHLPRLPPKNPFFSLNNAREIGARMEGLRKFLEEVVHSPVLLSDSCLHLFLQSQLSVKKIEACAEGRSRYTVSEAIHSFASGNKRFESQSEESMEEEDDMHCESE from the exons ATGTACGTTTGTAAGCGTATGCGTGAGGTCTTTTCCAGCGTTCTTGGACTTATGCAGGAATTCACTGGCGTGTGGGTGAGGGACCCTCGCATCCAGAAAGAGGATTTCTGGCATGCTTACATGGATTATGAAATCTGTATACAT aCAAACAGTTTGGCCTTCACTAAGAAGAGTTCCTGTGTGCGGCGGAGATACAGCGAGTTTGTGTGGCTAAGAAAAAAGCTACAGGAAAATGCCATGCTCAT AACACATTTACCCAGACTGCCTCCAAAAAACCCGTTCTTCAGTCTCAACAATGCCAGAGAGATCGGAGCCCGTATGGAAGGACTCAGGAAATTTCTAGAAGA GGTGGTTCACAGCCCGGTGCTGCTTTCGGACAGCTGCTTACATCTCTTTCTACAGTCCCAACTAAGTGTGAAAAAAATCGAGGCCTGTGCTGAAGGCCGAAGTCGCTACACTGTCTCTGAGGCCATTCACAGTTTCGCCTCAGGAAACAAGCGCTTTGAATCTCAGTCTGAAGAGAGCATGGAAGAAGAGGACGATATGCACTGTGAATCAGAGTGA